One stretch of Miscanthus floridulus cultivar M001 chromosome 18, ASM1932011v1, whole genome shotgun sequence DNA includes these proteins:
- the LOC136521740 gene encoding aspartyl protease family protein At5g10770-like, whose amino-acid sequence MTPTLTLLLLLSLSSPIGHAGGHERVQDKEDTGAEAATRSSIKSKAVCSGHRVSIPVSGRAWLPLNHRHGPCSPLPASARMPSTADVLRRDQLREKGIRGVLNGSASAVERHPATVRPVTLGSSLDTLEYVITMGLGTPAVKQTVFIDTGSDITWVQCRPCPVPPCHQQKDPMFDPARSATYSAVPCGSAACRGLGSDFFGGCSSRNLCRYAISYAGNDSSTGTYSSDKLTLSPTYAVDGFLFGCQHTPEETPNDDDARTDGIMGLGGGVPSLVSQTAEKAFSYCLPPSPSYSGFLTLGAPRVSSSRFAVTPMYIYPDHPTSYIVVLQAIVVAGRRLDVPTSVFSKGAIMDSGTPITTLPPEAYRALRAAFRKEMRMYPRAAPMENLDTCFNLDGDVSDAKLPNITLVFERGAAMELDRKGIIVNDGCLAFAPHNDDTSPGIIGNVQQRTFEVLYDIGGQAVGFRRGAC is encoded by the exons ATGACTCCTACTTTGACGCTACTACTTCTCTTGTCTCTTTCTTCTCCAATTGGTCATGCTGGAGGTCATGAACGAGTTCAGGACAAAGAAGACACAGGAGCAGAAGCTGCAACTAGGTCGTCGATCAAGTCCAAAGCCGTCTGCTCCGGCCACAGag TGAGTATACCAGTTTCCGGCCGTGCTTGGCTGCCGCTGAACCACCGGCATGGCCCTTGCTCGCCTCTTCCTGCCTCGGCAAGGATGCCGTCGACGGCCGACGTGCTTCGCCGAGACCAACTCCGCGAGAAGGGCATCAGAGGGGTCTTGAACGGCAGTGCTTCCGCCGTGGAGCGCCACCCCGCGACCGTCCGGCCGGTCACCCTCGGCTCCTCCCTGGACACGTTGGAGTACGTCATCACCATGGGACTAGGCACACCTGCCGTGAAACAGACCGTGTTCATCGACACCGGCAGCGACATCACGTGGGTGCAGTGCCGCCCGTGCCCTGTCCCACCATGTCACCAGCAGAAGGACCCCATGTTCGACCCGGCGAGGTCGGCGACGTACTCAGCCGTCCCCTGTGGCTCCGCCGCCTGCCGGGGACTAGGGAGCGATTTCTTCGGCGGCTGCTCCTCCCGTAACCTGTGCCGGTACGCCATCAGCTACGCCGGCAACGACTCCAGCACGGGGACGTACAGCTCCGACAAGCTGACGCTATCCCCCACGTACGCCGTCGACGGCTTCCTGTTCGGCTGTCAACACACCCCCGAGGAGACGCCCAACGACGACGACGCCAGGACCGACGGGATCATGGGGCTCGGTGGCGGGGTACCTTCGCTGGTGTCTCAGACCGCGGAGAAAGCCTTCTCCTACTGCCTCCCGCCGTCACCGAGCTACTCGGGGTTCCTGACGCTCGGCGCGCCGCGCGTCTCCTCGTCGAGGTTCGCGGTGACGCCCATGTACATTTACCCCGACCACCCCACGTCCTACATCGTGGTCCTGCAGGCCATCGTCGTGGCCGGGCGGCGCCTCGACGTACCGACGTCGGTGTTCTCCAAGGGCGCGATCATGGACTCGGGTACGCCGATCACAACGCTGCCACCAGAGGCTTATCGCGCGCTGCGTGCGGCATTCCGGAAGGAGATGAGGATGTATCCGCGAGCGGCGCCAATGGAGAACTTGGACACCTGCTTCAACCTCGACGGCGATGTCAGCGACGCCAAGCTGCCCAACATTACCCTAGTGTTCGAGCGGGGCGCCGCCATGGAGCTCGACCGGAAGGGGATCATTGTCAACgacggctgcctcgcgttcgctcCCCACAACGATGACACCTCCCCGGGAATCATCGGTAACGTGCAGCAGAGAACGTTCGAGGTGCTGTACGACATCGGCGGCCAGGCCGTGGGATTCAGGCGTGGCGCCTGCTGA